GTTTGGCCCAGATGCACTTCTTCATGACATTTGGAGCGCTGGACGACTTCCTCTTGGGggtgatggcctatgaccgctatgtggccatctgcagGCCTCTTCACTACTCCACGCTCATGAGGCCCCTGGCGTGTGTGCTCCTTCTGGTGGCATGCTGGCTTCTCACCAACCTTGCTGCTCTCCTGCACACTCTGCTTATGGCTAGGCTTTCTTTCTGTGCAGGCAACAGCATCCATCACTTCTTCTGTGATGTGGTCCCTCTGCTGCAATTATCTTGCTCAGACACCAGCACCAACCAGGTAGCCCTATTCACCGTGGGCTCCATGATCCTCACTGGTCCTCTCTCTCTGATCATTTTGTCATATGCACACATCATCTCCACCATCCTCAGGGTCCCCATCTGCCGCTGGGAGGCAGAAGGCCTTCTCTACTTGTGGGTCCCAACCTCACTGTTGTCTTCCTGTTTTATGGGCACAGCAATTGTTGTCTATCTGTTTCCCCTTCATCTCACATCTGGGGGTAAGGACAGGGTTGCAGCTGTATTTTACACTGTTGTGACTCCTCTGCTGAACCCCTTCATTTATAGCCTCAGGAACAGCGATATGAAGGCTGCACTGAGAAACCTTTTTGGAATTCATACATTGTCTTCTCAGGGACTTTGATCCTACAGCCGTATTTTGACGTTGCGCTCTGGAGAACCCATGTGTTTTTGAAGCAACACCATCACCTATCACATTTGCTTAGGTTTCAAAAGAAGGATCCAGGATCATTCTCTTAAACTTCAAACCTAACAGTGTATGGTGGGTGTATTTCATAAAGGACTTGTGCTATGCTATAAATGTGAATATTTCCCTGGTGTTGTGTAGGGTGATCTAAGCTACACGGGGCTAAGGTCAATTAGAACTTCTTCTGTTTGCTGTTATCctaatgcatttatattttttaacctatGATTCATCAGAAATAATTAATCTCCAAATACTATATCTGGCAGAGGAAGCACTGGATTCCATGCCTTTATGGAATTCCCTGATAGAATTCAAAATGGCATGCAGCTGTACATGCAATTAACTAAATACAAGTCCAATCATCATGATTTCTCATAAAGCTTATTATCTCTGTTATTCCATGTTCTTACTCACTACATGTATTATGCCATTTATTTCTCCAATTATAATGATCTTGGGTTAAATGCtatgattattatattttacagatggagaccAAAGCTAATAAGCGGGGAAAGAAGTATTAAATTTAGTCTTAGTCTGACTCTGGTGTTCAAACTCCTGCTTTAGTGTCCTGCTTTTTGGTGCTAATGTTTGTGGAAAGAGACATATTCACTTTAAGCTAGTATGTACACTGATgcctaccatatgccaggcactgttctatgcACTAttggtaaaatgtaaaatgaatgagATATTGTCGATACCTATACATGGTAGAGACAGACACGTGTCCAATTTAGTCAGATGGTGACCAGTCAAGTCAGATGGTGATAGTTGCCATGACAAAAAGTAACATGCGTAACCATGGTGAGGCATAGTTTTACCCATGATGTGACATTTTGTCAGCTCACTGGAACTagtgaggaaagaaaagtgaGGATTCCACAGCGACAGGCTGTTTACAATGGGGGGCATGCAGGTTGTTGGAGCCATGTCAGCCCAACCTTGGAAGTGTTTCGTAGTGGTCTCTAAATATGGGTCTGAGGTTTTCGTTCCCAGTTCTGTTGGCCAATACTCTTGGCCAATTCTGTTCCTTGTAGCTATCTGTCATTGTCAGTGCTTTTGAATTCTAGCTGTAGATTAGTGTTTTCTGGAGCTTTAGAACTCTCTAGAGAAGAGATCCTAGTATTTTTataacacaaaacaaacaggtaATTCTAGTGCAACCAGGTTTGACAGT
This DNA window, taken from Lutra lutra chromosome 13, mLutLut1.2, whole genome shotgun sequence, encodes the following:
- the LOC125083018 gene encoding LOW QUALITY PROTEIN: olfactory receptor 1N2-like (The sequence of the model RefSeq protein was modified relative to this genomic sequence to represent the inferred CDS: deleted 3 bases in 3 codons), with the translated sequence MDRINQSSVTEFLLLGLSERPEQQPLLFAIFVGMYLVTVMGNLLIILAIGFDPHLHKPMYFFLANLSFADACFSSTTIPKMLVNIQRQSQTIPYGGCLAQMHFFMTFGALDDFLLGVMAYDRYVAICRPLHYSTLMRPLACVLLLVACWLLTNLAALLHTLLMARLSFCAGNSIHHFFCDVVPLLQLSCSDTSTNQVALFTVGSMILTGPLSLIILSYAHIISTILGSPSAAGRQKAFSTCGSNLTVVFLFYGTAIVVYLFPLHLTSGGKDRVAAVFYTVVTPLLNPFIYSLRNSDMKAALRNLFGIHTLSSQGL